The Actinosynnema mirum DSM 43827 genomic interval GGGGTTCAGAACTCGACGCGGCCGGCGCGCAGCGCGGGGAGGCGCTGGGCGACGGCGGTGGTCAGGTCGGTCCGCTCGGCCAGGTCGGGCGCGCCGACCAGGCGCAGGAGCCTGGCGACCAGCTCGGGGTGGGCCGGTCGGTCGTGCCAGCAGGCGGCCAGCTCGTCCGACAGGGGGTCGGTGGTGCCGTGGACCGGCAGGTCGTCGTCGCCGGGACGGGTCGAGGCGACCCAGCCCGCGAGGGCGAGCTCCAGCAGCGGCGCGCGGTCCAGGGCGCGCAGCGGGTCGAGCCAGCGCTCGGGGACCTTCAGCGAGCTGTCGGAGCCGATCTGGCGCAGCAGGTGCCGCACCGCCGGGTTGCGGAAGCGGGTGACCAGGTCGTCCGCGTAACCGGCCGGGTCCGGGCCGCCCTCGGGCAGGGTCGGGGCGACCTCGGCGCAGAAGGCCCGCACGAACCGCTCGCCCCACGCGGTGTGCAGCACCTCGCGGATGGTCGTGCAGCCCGCCGCCGCGCCCAGGTGGGCGAGCGCGGAGTGGCTGCCGTTGAGCAGGCGGAGCTTGGTGACCTGGTACGGGCGCACGTCCGGGACCAGGAGGGCGCCGTCGCGCTCCCAGGCCGGGCGGTCGGCGGTGAACGCGTCCTGGAGCACCCACTGCCGGTACGGCTCGCCCGCGACGGTCGCCTCGTCGCGCAGGCCGAGCGCTCGCGCGGCGGTGGCGCGGTCGTCCTCGGTGGTGGCCGGGACGATGCGGTCGACGACGGTGGACGGGAAGGCGACGGCGGTGTCCAGCCAGGCGAGGAAGGCCGCCGTGCCGGGCCGGTTCGCGGCCTCGGCGTAGTCGCGGACCAGACCGGCCAGGACCGCGCCGTTGTCGGCGATGTTGTCGCAGGAGACCACGTTGACCGGGGCGCCGGTGGTGCGGTGGCGCAGGGCGAGCCCGGCGGCGAGGCGGCCGACGACGGTGGACGGGGCGGGCGAGGTCAGGTCGGCGGCGATCTCGGGGGCGGCGAGGTCGAGGCCCCTGCCGTCGGCGCGGCGGTGGTGGGCCTTCTCGGTGACGGTCAGGGTGATCACCGAGGTCTCCGGGGCGGTGAGCAGGGCTCGCACGCGGTCGGCGTCGTCGGTGGCGTGCAGCGCCTCGGTGATCGAGCCGACGACGCGCGCGGACGGGCGCTCCGGGGAGCGCTCGACCACCGAGTACAGGCAGTCCTGGGCGCGCAGCGCGGCCACCACGTCGCGGGAGCGCGG includes:
- a CDS encoding mannitol dehydrogenase family protein; this encodes MDRLGLAALDRLPAHARPAADPRELPTRALHLGLGAFHRAHQAVYTEHAGGWGIAAIAPRSRDVVAALRAQDCLYSVVERSPERPSARVVGSITEALHATDDADRVRALLTAPETSVITLTVTEKAHHRRADGRGLDLAAPEIAADLTSPAPSTVVGRLAAGLALRHRTTGAPVNVVSCDNIADNGAVLAGLVRDYAEAANRPGTAAFLAWLDTAVAFPSTVVDRIVPATTEDDRATAARALGLRDEATVAGEPYRQWVLQDAFTADRPAWERDGALLVPDVRPYQVTKLRLLNGSHSALAHLGAAAGCTTIREVLHTAWGERFVRAFCAEVAPTLPEGGPDPAGYADDLVTRFRNPAVRHLLRQIGSDSSLKVPERWLDPLRALDRAPLLELALAGWVASTRPGDDDLPVHGTTDPLSDELAACWHDRPAHPELVARLLRLVGAPDLAERTDLTTAVAQRLPALRAGRVEF